Proteins from a single region of Amblyomma americanum isolate KBUSLIRL-KWMA chromosome 10, ASM5285725v1, whole genome shotgun sequence:
- the LOC144107105 gene encoding uncharacterized protein LOC144107105 — MTSKPQNTETAVSDTATATVGSPQEDTHHSSDLNPAASPNTLQATAGRTPPLRPRPSSSAPKDSKTSKKKKPASKSAKRGSVPAMTQNPISSLSKISGSRSVGAKRHKPRASLPEASTTEPWTVEQAQAAHTISPGATSESLVTISRDTGSTDEPLSPFFKKRGLLSTSSKRPNAPEEPTDMASKSKQDTAPPSLKQTWSSSTVPRDKQDARQSGLSSDEVIRSAMKSLKKTSKTLAGASSEVSRRKSSVPAFSRTPKLGSRKGSDVDASRLLDVLVDSMRDITSDLSKGGGAGSSVEDSDASRLPFSSCTRSAAPPTPAAPPVPPAAKRPLGPPFGPPAARPAALDRGCDLIGFTTAVGTGSLFLVMLLYLFKGFRSHVLACGEHHNCSTANATYPPHT; from the exons ATGACTTCCAAGCCGCAGAACACGGAGACGGCGGTGTCCGATACGGCTACGGCGACAGTAGGCAGCCCGCAAGAGGACACGCATCACTCCAGCGACCTCAACCCGGCTGCCAGCCCGAACACGCTGCAGGCGACGGCGGGCCGCACGCCGCCCCTGCGCCCACGTCCCTCGTCCTCCGCGCCCAAGGACAGCAAGACCAGCAAGAAAAAGAAGCCGGCCTCCAAGAGCGCCAAGCGGGGATCTGTTCCGGCCATGACCCAGAACCCCATAAGCAGCTTGTCCAAGATCAGCGGCTCCAGAAGCGTCGGCGCTAAGAGGCACAAGCCTCGTGCCTCCCTTCCAGAGGCTTCTACCACGGAGCCATGGACAGTGGAGCAG GCTCAGGCAGCGCACACAATCTCACCGGGCGCGACGAGCGAGTCCCTCGTGACGATCTCCAGGGACACCGGGAGCACCGACGAGCCACTGTCGCCATTTTTCAAGAAGCGCGGCCTGCTCTCGACCTCGTCGAAACGTCCCAACGCCCCCGAGGAGCCGACGGACATGGCCAGCAAAAGCAAGCAGGACACCGCGCCGCCATCACTGAAGCAAACATGGAGCTCTTCAACCGTCCCACGGGATAAGCAGGACGCGAGGCAGTCGGGTCTGTCTTCCGATGAAGTCATCCGATCGGCGATGAAGTCGCTCAAGAAGACGTCCAAGACTCTCGCGGGGGCGTCCTCCGAGGTGTCGCGCAGGAAGTCCAGCGTACCTGCCTTCTCCAGGACCCCAAAACTGGGGTCTCGGAAGGGTTCTGACGTGGATGCCTCGCGTCTCCTGGATGTCTTGGTGGACAGCATGCGAGACATCACCTCTGACCTGAGCAAGGGAGGAGGCGCGGGCTCTTCGGTTGAAGACAGTGACGCCTCGAGGCTGCCTTTCAGCTCCTGCACCAGAAGTG cggcgcCACCAACGCCTGCAGCGCCCCCAGTGCCTCCAGCGGCGAAGCGACCTTTAGGCCCTCCTTTTGGCCCGCCGGCCGCGAGGCCTGCAGCTCTGGACAGGGGCTGCGACCTCATCGGGTTCACTACTGCCGTTGGAACCGGTTCGCTGTTCCTCGTCATGCTCCTATACCTGTTCAAGGGATTTCGCTCCCACGTTCTCGCCTGTGGCGAGCACCACAACTGCAGCACTGCCAACGCCACCTACCCTCCGCACACTTGA